A single window of Dendropsophus ebraccatus isolate aDenEbr1 chromosome 5, aDenEbr1.pat, whole genome shotgun sequence DNA harbors:
- the CSF3R gene encoding granulocyte colony-stimulating factor receptor isoform X1, translated as MQNIPGAVLLLLLCVAQGVHSCHITVASSVIQVGSPLSASCHCPHLGNGKPDVMLKLDDDFVRCDLSGNVETSTCSAYIASFNQSSALLQCYVGSSEGPQLMDQITVTAGYPPASPTNISCFMNISKNIVLCTWHLRSDSILEENVTLSAFRSSNNCGTHLSSEYTCNPSKGDNSCTIPRKNFDNYGELSVQVTVQNKIGSATSSPLCVVPLLEVKLEPIVIKDGARHNDCVTLQWTYGRKADFLKDMRCQLRYRLATERKWTGFVEIPVDVKTMDQCGLLGGAKYDFQIRCIRKNLTGQWSEWGPTTTVETAPTGKLETWWRILESTRESLLKIQLMWKQLERNKVNSDQVVWYIVRSSSRLQETDTILCNTTSLNCTISLPTEKKKVFLWAHNNAGASPVSEITFTARNGTPVSTLQVSSHGDSSLQVMWNPQSSAKGYLLEWYKSTELPDCEIHWKTEQEGSRSSVLEDIPPFQRYSVRLYPLYTDYIGRAKEMEAYSKEGAPDFAPEITSIAISKSQAAVQWTPIPVQRSNGFITNYTVFWIDTSGREHCSTLDGSTTKYNLTNLLPSTSYKVWLRSSTSGGSVNGTVLMLHTAALDNEDINTMLLIFILLGFLILIFMVITCVMKNERMKNRFWPVVPDPANSQMGKRVFFLEKTPEMTFAVSDVSQVITSELKIVEGWQGKNPTLDNEVKVNSFEDYGLSSKKQISSPEDPNKPKYYVNVDTVQYAKVITEGYREQSPPTSVYVRSDSTQPLLCDVSPSPQNYENTWFHFGSNEDSVFLMEEENMRDFPLLNALQLRED; from the exons ATGCAGAACATCCCGggtgcagtgctgctgctgcttctctgtgTAGCACAAG GTGTCCACTCCTGTCACATCACTGTGGCTTCCTCGGTCATACAGGTCGGTTCTCCTCTCTCAGCTTCCTGTCACTGCCCTCACTTAGGAAATGGAAAACCTGATGTCATGTTGAAACTGGATGATGATTTTGTCCGGTGTGATCTATCCGGCAATGTGGAGACGAGCACATGTTCTGCATACATTGCAAGCTTTAACCAGAGCTCCGCATTACTGCAGTGTTACGTCGGCAGCAGTGAGGGACCCCAGCTTATGGACCAGATCACCGTCACTGCTGGAT ACCCTCCAGCTTCACCGACCAATATAAGCTGCTTTATGAACATTTCCAAAAACATTGTCCTCTGCACGTGGCATCTCCGGAGTGACTCCATATTGGAGGAGAACGTCACATTGTCAGCCTTCAG GTCCTCAAACAACTGTGGGACTCATTTAAGTAGTGAATACACATGTAATCCCTCCAAGGGGGACAATTCTTGTACAATTCCTCGTAAAAACTTCGACAATTATGGGGAACTGTCCGTACAAGTGACCGTGCAAAATAAGATCGGCTCTGCTACTTCTTCTCCTCTTTGTGTGGTCCCGTTACTAGAAG TGAAGCTTGAGCCAATAGTAATTAAAGATGGCGCTCGCCATAACGACTGTGTCACTTTACAATGGACATATGGAAGAAAAGCAGACTTCTTAAAAGACATGAGGTGTCAGCTTCGGTATAGACTGGCTACAGAGAGGAAATGGACTGGG TTTGTAGAGATCCCAGTTGATGTGAAGACCATGGACCAGTGCGGCTTGTTAGGAGGGGCAAAATACGATTTCCAGATTCGTTGTATCCGTAAGAATCTAACCGGGCAGTGGAGTGAATGGGGACCAACAACCACCGTAGAAACCG CTCCAACTGGAAAATTAGAGACCTGGTGGAGAATACTGGAATCCACACGTGAAAGTCTATTGAAAATACAGCTGATGTGGAAG CAACTGGAGAGAAATAAGGTCAATTCAGACCAGGTGGTGTGGTACATTGTGAGGAGCTCCTCCCGTCTACAAGAAACAGACACAATTTTATGCAACACAACCAGTCTTAATTGTACCATCTCCCTCCCCACCGAAAAGAAGAAGGTCTTCCTATGGGCGCACAACAATGCCGGAGCTTCTCCAGTAAGCGAGATCACCTTCACTGCCAGGAACG GGACACCAGTGTCTACACTTCAAGTGTCTTCCCATGGTGATTCCAGCTTGCAGGTTATGTGGAATCCCCAATCTTCAGCTAAGGGCTACCTGCTGGAGTGGTATAAAagtacagagctgcctgactgtGAAATACACTGGAAAACTGAACAGGAAGGAAGCAGGAGCTCAGTTTTGGAAG ATATTCCACCATTCCAGAGGTACAGTGTGAGACTCTATCCTTTGTATACAGACTATATAGGGAGGGCCAAAGAGATGGAGGCATACTCTAAAGAAGGAG CTCCAGACTTTGCTCCAGAAATCACCTCGATAGCGATCAGTAAATCCCAGGCGGCCGTGCAATGGACGCCAATTCCTGTGCAAAGAAGCAATGGATTCATTACCAACTACACAGTGTTTTGGATCGACACGAGTGGAAGAGAACATT GCTCAACTCTAGATGGTTCGACAACAAAATACAATCTAACTAATCTGCTCCCATCAACCTCCTACAAAGTGTGGCTAAGGAGCTCAACATCTGGAGGAAGTGTGAATGGGACTGTTCTAATGCTTCATACTGCTGCCCTAG ATAATGAAGACATCAATACGATGCTCCTGATTTTTATTCTTCTTGGATTCCTGATCCTCATTTTCATGGTTATTACCTGTGttatgaaaaatgaaag AATGAAGAATCGGTTTTGGCCCGTTGTTCCAGACCCTGCCAATAGTCAAATGGGAAAACGAGTCTTCTTCTTAGAAAAG ACACCAGAGATGACTTTTGCCGTCAGTGATGTTTCTCAGGTTATTACAAGTGAACTCAAAATTGTGGAGGGATGGCAAGGAAAGAATCCAACTTTGGACAATGAAGTCAAGGTTAACAGTTTCGAAGACTATGGACTTTCAAGCAAAAAACAAATATCCTCTCCAGAAGATCCAAATAAGCCGAAATATTACGTCAATGTGGACACTGTCCAGTATGCCAAGGTGATCACAGAGGGCTACCGTGAACAGAGTCCTCCAACCTCTGTCTATGTGAGATCGGACTCCACACAACCTCTTCTCTGTGACGTATCACCCAGCCCCCAGAACTATGAGAACACATGGTTCCACTTCGGCAGCAACGAGGACAGCGTGTTCTTGATGGAAGAAGAAAACATGAGAGACTTTCCTCTTCTAAATGCCCTGCAGCTCCGCGAGGATTGA
- the CSF3R gene encoding granulocyte colony-stimulating factor receptor isoform X2 yields MKRVHSCHITVASSVIQVGSPLSASCHCPHLGNGKPDVMLKLDDDFVRCDLSGNVETSTCSAYIASFNQSSALLQCYVGSSEGPQLMDQITVTAGYPPASPTNISCFMNISKNIVLCTWHLRSDSILEENVTLSAFRSSNNCGTHLSSEYTCNPSKGDNSCTIPRKNFDNYGELSVQVTVQNKIGSATSSPLCVVPLLEVKLEPIVIKDGARHNDCVTLQWTYGRKADFLKDMRCQLRYRLATERKWTGFVEIPVDVKTMDQCGLLGGAKYDFQIRCIRKNLTGQWSEWGPTTTVETAPTGKLETWWRILESTRESLLKIQLMWKQLERNKVNSDQVVWYIVRSSSRLQETDTILCNTTSLNCTISLPTEKKKVFLWAHNNAGASPVSEITFTARNGTPVSTLQVSSHGDSSLQVMWNPQSSAKGYLLEWYKSTELPDCEIHWKTEQEGSRSSVLEDIPPFQRYSVRLYPLYTDYIGRAKEMEAYSKEGAPDFAPEITSIAISKSQAAVQWTPIPVQRSNGFITNYTVFWIDTSGREHCSTLDGSTTKYNLTNLLPSTSYKVWLRSSTSGGSVNGTVLMLHTAALDNEDINTMLLIFILLGFLILIFMVITCVMKNERMKNRFWPVVPDPANSQMGKRVFFLEKTPEMTFAVSDVSQVITSELKIVEGWQGKNPTLDNEVKVNSFEDYGLSSKKQISSPEDPNKPKYYVNVDTVQYAKVITEGYREQSPPTSVYVRSDSTQPLLCDVSPSPQNYENTWFHFGSNEDSVFLMEEENMRDFPLLNALQLRED; encoded by the exons ATGAAAC GTGTCCACTCCTGTCACATCACTGTGGCTTCCTCGGTCATACAGGTCGGTTCTCCTCTCTCAGCTTCCTGTCACTGCCCTCACTTAGGAAATGGAAAACCTGATGTCATGTTGAAACTGGATGATGATTTTGTCCGGTGTGATCTATCCGGCAATGTGGAGACGAGCACATGTTCTGCATACATTGCAAGCTTTAACCAGAGCTCCGCATTACTGCAGTGTTACGTCGGCAGCAGTGAGGGACCCCAGCTTATGGACCAGATCACCGTCACTGCTGGAT ACCCTCCAGCTTCACCGACCAATATAAGCTGCTTTATGAACATTTCCAAAAACATTGTCCTCTGCACGTGGCATCTCCGGAGTGACTCCATATTGGAGGAGAACGTCACATTGTCAGCCTTCAG GTCCTCAAACAACTGTGGGACTCATTTAAGTAGTGAATACACATGTAATCCCTCCAAGGGGGACAATTCTTGTACAATTCCTCGTAAAAACTTCGACAATTATGGGGAACTGTCCGTACAAGTGACCGTGCAAAATAAGATCGGCTCTGCTACTTCTTCTCCTCTTTGTGTGGTCCCGTTACTAGAAG TGAAGCTTGAGCCAATAGTAATTAAAGATGGCGCTCGCCATAACGACTGTGTCACTTTACAATGGACATATGGAAGAAAAGCAGACTTCTTAAAAGACATGAGGTGTCAGCTTCGGTATAGACTGGCTACAGAGAGGAAATGGACTGGG TTTGTAGAGATCCCAGTTGATGTGAAGACCATGGACCAGTGCGGCTTGTTAGGAGGGGCAAAATACGATTTCCAGATTCGTTGTATCCGTAAGAATCTAACCGGGCAGTGGAGTGAATGGGGACCAACAACCACCGTAGAAACCG CTCCAACTGGAAAATTAGAGACCTGGTGGAGAATACTGGAATCCACACGTGAAAGTCTATTGAAAATACAGCTGATGTGGAAG CAACTGGAGAGAAATAAGGTCAATTCAGACCAGGTGGTGTGGTACATTGTGAGGAGCTCCTCCCGTCTACAAGAAACAGACACAATTTTATGCAACACAACCAGTCTTAATTGTACCATCTCCCTCCCCACCGAAAAGAAGAAGGTCTTCCTATGGGCGCACAACAATGCCGGAGCTTCTCCAGTAAGCGAGATCACCTTCACTGCCAGGAACG GGACACCAGTGTCTACACTTCAAGTGTCTTCCCATGGTGATTCCAGCTTGCAGGTTATGTGGAATCCCCAATCTTCAGCTAAGGGCTACCTGCTGGAGTGGTATAAAagtacagagctgcctgactgtGAAATACACTGGAAAACTGAACAGGAAGGAAGCAGGAGCTCAGTTTTGGAAG ATATTCCACCATTCCAGAGGTACAGTGTGAGACTCTATCCTTTGTATACAGACTATATAGGGAGGGCCAAAGAGATGGAGGCATACTCTAAAGAAGGAG CTCCAGACTTTGCTCCAGAAATCACCTCGATAGCGATCAGTAAATCCCAGGCGGCCGTGCAATGGACGCCAATTCCTGTGCAAAGAAGCAATGGATTCATTACCAACTACACAGTGTTTTGGATCGACACGAGTGGAAGAGAACATT GCTCAACTCTAGATGGTTCGACAACAAAATACAATCTAACTAATCTGCTCCCATCAACCTCCTACAAAGTGTGGCTAAGGAGCTCAACATCTGGAGGAAGTGTGAATGGGACTGTTCTAATGCTTCATACTGCTGCCCTAG ATAATGAAGACATCAATACGATGCTCCTGATTTTTATTCTTCTTGGATTCCTGATCCTCATTTTCATGGTTATTACCTGTGttatgaaaaatgaaag AATGAAGAATCGGTTTTGGCCCGTTGTTCCAGACCCTGCCAATAGTCAAATGGGAAAACGAGTCTTCTTCTTAGAAAAG ACACCAGAGATGACTTTTGCCGTCAGTGATGTTTCTCAGGTTATTACAAGTGAACTCAAAATTGTGGAGGGATGGCAAGGAAAGAATCCAACTTTGGACAATGAAGTCAAGGTTAACAGTTTCGAAGACTATGGACTTTCAAGCAAAAAACAAATATCCTCTCCAGAAGATCCAAATAAGCCGAAATATTACGTCAATGTGGACACTGTCCAGTATGCCAAGGTGATCACAGAGGGCTACCGTGAACAGAGTCCTCCAACCTCTGTCTATGTGAGATCGGACTCCACACAACCTCTTCTCTGTGACGTATCACCCAGCCCCCAGAACTATGAGAACACATGGTTCCACTTCGGCAGCAACGAGGACAGCGTGTTCTTGATGGAAGAAGAAAACATGAGAGACTTTCCTCTTCTAAATGCCCTGCAGCTCCGCGAGGATTGA